AGCCTTATGTACAAAAAATGTCATACTAATTTACTAGAATAAAACACTACCCACCTTCAAGTAGAGCATACATTATTGCTAGTCCCATGGAGACATGATCTCATATGTGACTGATCTCATTAAGCAtctcacaaaatcacaagatagGTTTGAATGAAGAAGGCCCTTCAGTCCATTTGATTGAGTACTTCCCGAATACCAACCCTACCGTCTCCCCATTACAGCATTTAAATCTTTCTTAAATGAatccagtgtcctggcctcaaGAATCCTGATGTGTCCCAGCTGTTGATCACCCTCTGCGTAAAGAATTCCTCCCCAACATTGGTCCTAAATTTACCCTTGTCCTGTTGCGATAGAATATCTCAAGTATTGCACTAGGTATACTTTTTCTATACCATTAAATATATTTTATACCTCTTCTTTTTGTAACCTGTTAAATATATTTTATACCTTTATAAAATCCCTTTCCAGATATCTCTTTTTGAGGCTGAAAATCCCCAGCTTATTTAACAAATAGTGTCTTTGAAACTGATGGCCATGACCTGGGTTTTGCAATATAAAATGACCCGTGCTGATTATTCCGAACTCAGTAAAGGCACTCATGTGGGTTCCAACTTGAATTGCTGCTTGTATTCTGGTCCCAGGAACATATGGATATTACCAGTATCAATGTTTTGTAATTGCAGCTGTCCTTACCATTTGAGAATTGTTCATATATCAGTTTTTTCCCCTTCTGTTGCTCTGGTTAGCATAGTCTAGACTTTATTTTAATTGTTATAACTATCTTTTAGATCAAATGTTCTAGAGATTCAATGTGAGATTCTGAACTTTCACTCTCGTGGCATCTTGACtgggatgtccttcctttccccagtCCTGAACACACTGATCCCTTCCAACCTTTGTACAGCAATTGCCATCAGACAGCCTGAGCAGTAATTGGACTATCTTGCTTATCTTTCTGCTCTGTGTACTTTATAAGTAATCAACAAGTAATTTTAGCATGTATGCACATGGTTTAATGAGCTAGTATTTTTCTTCTGAGCTGAACAGAGAATGTGGTGTGCATCTCATTTATTCTCCAGTAAATAATTTACCACAATCTAGGTTCAGTGCTAGACCTAGGTTGCACTATTGCATAAACTTGCACAATATACAAACTGGGCTGACTATTTAAAAATACAGCATCCATACCTCTTACTAGTCCTCAAAAATACACAAGtttagaaataatttctctcaCCACCATCAATGTAAGTCCACCAACTTTCAACTGAAGGCCTAGAAACAAGGATAGGTGTGGGGgtggcaagaagttttttttttattcgttcacgggatgtgggcgtcgctggcaaggccggcatttattgccctaccTTAACATTTGTTGGTCTAGTGCAGCACAATCAATAAGCCAGCAGCAATGCCTGGAGGTTGAGTTAAGtgcaatttttaatataaaaataatgttGCTGTTTAAATCAGCAATAAGATTTTGGAACCAGTtttccactctactgcccacaatCACTATTAATTTTGGACTCATGCCAAAGCTAATAATGGAATGAGTTATTTCCACAAAGGAAGGGACAAGGGCAGATCAAAGTGTTCTCACAAACTAGTTTCTGGCTCAACAGCAAAGGTGAAAGCTGAGGAATGTTGGGTGCTTGGAGGGACCAAAAAGTAGAGCAGATAGTTTACAAATTAGGGagtgggggggtaggggggtaGATGAAGTGAAGTGCCTCATTTCCAATCAAACTGATGAGCTAAACTGAGACACAAATGAGAGTGCAGACTGCAGAAGCTCTGAGCTGCAGTGCGGAGATGAACTCCATCTCCCAGCAGATAATTACATTGTTTTATGTCCCTGCAGACGTGGTGACATTATGATTCCGAAGAATGATGATGGAACAGTGCGTTACGCTAATACTGATTACAAGGATACCTGGAAGGCCATGGAAAAACTACTGGAAAAGGGTTTGGTCAAGGCAATTGGCTTATCCAACTTCAATGCAAAGCAAATAGATGACCTACTATCTATTGCAACATACAGACCCGTTGTTAATCAGGTTTGTGCCAACATGACAATTTGCAGATTTGCcttacctttttaaaaacttttttttgtgaAACTGACTTTCAGTGAAGGACATATATTTATCATACCATGCAACACAATGTGAACATATATGTAGTGGTCAAACGATAACTGAAGAAGCACATGCAAAGAAATGGAATAAACCAACAGGAATATCGGATGCAATGGATTCATTCCAGGAGTCTATCTCTGAGGCATCACTAGGTTCCTTGCACTCTGGGAGCCTGCGTCTTCAGTATGGCTAGGAGTGCTGTACAGTCCTTTCTCTCTTGTAGTACTCCAGTCTCAATTTGAATACCACTGAATATATTTTCTTCTGATCACTAACTTGTGTGAAAAGCACTGCAAGTAtaaaagagaagtggataaatatttgaaaagaaaaatgttaAGAGTATGGGGAAAAGGGAAAGCCagtagttctttcagagagctggcacaggtgcaaCGGAGCATGTGAcatcattctgtgctgtacaattctatgattctaacaaggATCACCCACTGCTAGTGCCTGTTGGGCTGAGTGCCATTAAGTGCAGGATGATTCCATCTGATTTTCTTTCCCTTCCCACAGGAAGAGTCTAGGCTAGTCTCTGTTTGGTGCCTCCCCACGATGGTAATGCTGGGCATTTACCACGTGGGAAGTCGCAGGTGCAAACTCGTGACCTAATACTCCATGGTTCATGACATAGCAGCTATGCCAATATCTCACGCACGGGAGCATCTCTTCTTTTTAGCAAAGTTCAAAGGAATAGTGAAATCTTTATCTAAGTAACACCATGTACTCCCTATACTCGGATATCATGGTATCACTGTAGGtagagcgcaggaggaggccattcagcccatcgtgctgtgccggctctttgaaagagctatccaattaatcccattcccctgctctttccccatagccctgtaattttcattccttcaagtatttatccaattcccttttgaaagctactattgaatctgctcccagcaccctttcaggcagtgcattccagatcattacaactcgtaaTACGTAGAAAAAATTTCCTCACGTTGccgctggctcttttgccaatcaccttaaatctgtgtcctctggttaccgacccttctgccactggaaacagtttctccatatttactctgtcaaaatcatttatgattttgaacacctctatcaaaccttcccttaaccttctctgttctaaagagaaccaccccagcttctccagtctctccacataactgaagtccctcatccctagcatcattctggtaaacctcttctgcaccctctctaaggctttgacatccttcccaaagtatggtgcctagaattgaatacaatactccagtttgaggcctaaccagtgttttataacggtttagcataacttccttacttttgtactctatgcctctattaacaggatcccatatgctttttaacagccttctcaacttgtcctgccaccttcaaagatttgtgtacatacatccccaggtctctctgttcctgcaccccctttaaaattgtaccatttagtttatgtaacctctcctgattcttcctaccaaaatgcatcacatcacacttctctgcattaaatttcatctggcatgtgtctgcccatttcaccagtctgtctacgtcttcctgaagtctgttactatcctccacattgtttactatatttctgagtttcgtgtcatcttcaaactttgaaattatatcctgtatacccaagttcaggtcattaatatatcaaaaagagcagtggtcctaatactgacccctggggaacatcactgtatacttccctccagtctgaataacaaccgttcaccactactataAACGTTCAGTGTTCACAAGTCTTTCCATAAACTAGATAGCTCAAGAAAAGTGAAGTCACAACATCAGAATAAATCAGGAGTAGCCACTGAAGACTTTGTAAAATGAAAATATAACGCTGTACCTTTCCACATCATGAATTAAATGTTTATCCGTTTTGTACTGCAGATAGAATGTCACCCATACTTGATCCAAAATCGGCTTGTGGACCACTGCACAAAACGAAGGATCGTTGTTACAGCATACAGCCCTCTCGGGTCACCTGATCGGCCCTGGGCCAGACCGGGTGACCCAAAGCTGTTAGAAGATCCAAGAATACTGACAATTGCGGAGAAATATGGAAAATCCCCAGCACAAGTTATTATACGGTGAAGTTCCAGTTTGATACATAAAAGATTAAATTTCAAtgaaaaaatacatttatttCTTACTTTATATTTTCTATACATACACACAGGATTATACTTTCACTAACTAGCTCTAATTTTCTATAACCAATCTGCTCAGTAATTCACACAGCTGTTAAATAGTGCTGTGTTCCAAAGATGTACACTGGTAAATAATATCATCTCCCTTCATCTCCAGTTCGACTTTCTTCTGGTAGACATTGGCTGAACTTTCTATTTTCATTCCCTTCATTTTCTTGGTTCGAGTTGTTTTACATAAAAGTAGTATCAGCTTAGTATCACATCAAAGGAACTAGAGGagggatgaggagacatttttttacgcagcgagttgttatgatctggattgcactgcccgaaaggatggtggaagcaaaatcaatagtaactttcaaaagagaattggatatatacttgaaaatgaaaaatttgcagggctgtggggaaagagcaggggagggggactaattgaatagctcttccaaagagctggcacaagcatgatgggccaaatggcctccttctctgctgtaagattctatgatatcaaTGTATTAGAAATGTTTGTGCCCACACCTCCCTGTATGATGAGATCCAAGCACAACAGTTTGAAAAAAATCAGGGTAATCAAAATCCAGGTTCCCCTCTCATACCTGCTAGTAGCGGATTTTAAACCTGCATTGGGCCAGGGAATGATGCATGGTATGGGGGAAACCTCCCCAAAATAAAGAATGAAATAATTAAGAAATGAAGGAAGTTTATGTTTTAAACCTAAGCATACAGTGGACTCTGGGaaccacttccttgcttttgccctGGGTTGTGTTTTTCAAGGTGTTGTCCTTAGTACAAAATATCCAAAAATTATTTGGCTGTTTTCACCCATAAGTCTTATTAAGCAGTACACAAAGCAGTGTACTGAATTATGGTCAAATTTTCCAGTCGGTTCAATTTTACCGATATAACCTATACTTCCAGTGTCCAGGAGTTTTGGTGAATTGTCATCAAGTCCAGCTCAGGATTTAATAAGTAATTAGCATCATGTAGCATGCAGTGAATGAGCTGATGTCCCTCTTAGAGATCACCTTGCTCCAAATTCTGGCTCGGGTTCTAAAATTTATTACAGGCAGACATCTTCAGGCCTGGGCATTTCTCAGGTACCTAGGGCTTTTGACATCCACTATTTACTTAGTAATAGATATATAATTGCACAAGAATAGACCTTTCCACACTTGAGTTGAGCCCTGATTTTCCAATCGCCATTATTTTAATTTCGGAGTTAACCATTTACTTGAAATGGGTTAATGTCAGCATTAAAATGATGCCAAATCAAACGTGTGGGCCACACCTGAGCATTGTGCCTGTCAAGACTATTTGAGCGCCAAGACTGTACAGCCACTATACACCTAGTCAGTTGGGAAGGGCACTAGACTGTGAAGCAGTAGGCTTTTCACATCAATCTGTTGGAGTTAttcattttaaaagggaagtgaagcCAACTCCATCTCTGCCATAGCAGggaatttgtatttttaaaaaatgaacaataTAATGAACAATAAATGAACATTATTCATTAAAAATATAGATGTGGGCTCTCATAGTATTATCAAATTTGTTTATAGCACTATGTTCTGTGCCCAGGCAacaataataagggaaaaaaatccaagtcattaaaattatgagaggcataGATGATGTATGTGTAAATAACCTATTTGCTTTAGACAACGAATGGCAAACTAGGGGatacaggtttaaaattaacaattcttgAACTAGAGTAGAAATCAGAAGAATATTTTTTCCCTCAGAGTAGTGGATATATAGAACAGATTTCAGCTGAACCAATTAATGCTATGTCGATTAAGTCCATCAGAATGTAGCAAGATAAATATATTTTTGGAAACATGATTGGAGGTTACCGATATAGATATAGACATATATGGATATAAGCTAATCATCTTCCTTCCATCATTATTCATCCCATTATTATTCTTTCCATCTTCATAGTTTAATACTGCTATATGCAATCCTAGGAGAGTCCATAGAGAACATTTGAATGAATTAAAACAATGGGTCAAATACCCTAATTCTTCCAAAAGATGTATTTTTGTACATTGTCTCCTGATTATTTTGCAAATTTGTTttgttttgacttttttttggaTGGATCAAAAGTTGAACTGGGGATAATTGAAAATGGCATAACTTTAAATGGCTTATAATGATCATATAAGAACACAGCGAGATTGTTTGAATTGTACTGCTTCCACCGTTCATTCACTTGGGAAATGTAAAAtccggtgagtaagtgcagagcAAACATCATTCACTTTTTTTAAACaagtaaattgtacatggtattAAAGCTTAAAGAAAAGAATTCCGAGGGGACACTGAAATGAAATCATAATGTAGTACAGAATGGGGCCAATTTTTGCTTGCTATGCTTGCCGTTAAAGGGGCCTTAAAATGAGTTTGTTATCCTTACCGCTCCGTTAATACTGACGATGCGGCCAGTGCCATTTTCAAGGGTGCCTACCACTGGGCACCCAAAGCACTTGCCTATTTCAGGTGGTAGACTCTTTtcgatatgcaaattggggttctAGTATTTAGGTTGCCATTTTAGGTCGGAAATGGTCAGAGCGTCGGCACTCCCTCTAGGATCCCCCCTTCTGGGatcgtgacccccccccccccccccccccgccccacttacCTAGCTGTCAGTCAGGGTGGTCCAATATTGGCCAGCCTTAATCCAGAGAGCTGCACCGGAACATCTGTTTTGCGCCTCGCAGCTTTTCGGCCCGATGTAAATAAGGCCGGGACCTCAAAATGACGGCCGACTCTTCACCGTGGGTACAGGAGACCGTCCGGCATGCTCTCCCAGTCGGTCATCCAAAAGTCAAATTAGACCCCAATCATTTTAGAACTAAGCATCTATGCATAATCAGTGCCCTTTGATCTTAACCTCTGAAGTGCCCCCATCTCTTCACAGACCAATACTACTTTCTTTATACATACGTTGTTTGAAATCACTTGCTCATTCCCTAGAACTCAGACACAACAGTGGCCACCACTCACTAAACTAAGATGTCAGTTCACTCATAAGTTTTGGCAGCTTGAAAAGACAATAGAGTTTATTTTCCTAAGCTGGTTAAACCTTGGTTCCAATGGGGACTAACTAAGTTTAATTTCATATTTATTATATACACTGATGGACACTAGAAGTGTTcagattaataatttaaaatcctCTGCCACACAAAAATCAACAAACTGAAAACCAAATCAAACTTTTTTCACTTTTAGGTGGCAAGTGCAAAAAGGAATAGCATGCATACCAAAGAGTGCTACACCATCCAGGATTAAGGAAAATATTGAGGTAACAatttgtcctgtcaatggcataATGATTTGCAAACTTCAACTAGTTTTAGGCATCTGAGTATGCAATTGATAATATTTATCATGCTTCTGATTTAATAATACAAGACCAATACAATTC
The DNA window shown above is from Heptranchias perlo isolate sHepPer1 chromosome 1, sHepPer1.hap1, whole genome shotgun sequence and carries:
- the akr1a1a gene encoding aldo-keto reductase family 1 member A1-A isoform X2; the encoded protein is MIPKNDDGTVRYANTDYKDTWKAMEKLLEKGLVKAIGLSNFNAKQIDDLLSIATYRPVVNQIECHPYLIQNRLVDHCTKRRIVVTAYSPLGSPDRPWARPGDPKLLEDPRILTIAEKYGKSPAQVIIRWQVQKGIACIPKSATPSRIKENIEVFDFMLSNEDMKQIESLDCNGRLIVPTIERDGMRVWRDSSHPYFPFNEPY